One Owenweeksia hongkongensis DSM 17368 genomic region harbors:
- a CDS encoding DUF1569 domain-containing protein — protein sequence MALPNIFNKDISEKVIQRIDHLKVDTQPNWGKMNVSEMLAHCNVAYEMVYENKHPKPNFFMKLMMKSFVKKIVTSETPYKHNAQTAPSFKIKNSRNFQTEKIRLIDYINKTQQLGASNFDNKESHSFGKLSIKEWNNMFYKHLDHHLNQFGV from the coding sequence ATGGCCTTACCAAATATTTTCAACAAAGACATTTCAGAAAAGGTAATTCAAAGAATTGACCACCTGAAAGTAGACACCCAACCAAATTGGGGAAAGATGAATGTTTCGGAAATGTTGGCACATTGCAACGTTGCCTATGAAATGGTTTATGAAAACAAACATCCTAAACCTAATTTTTTTATGAAACTAATGATGAAATCTTTTGTAAAGAAAATCGTGACAAGCGAAACACCATACAAACACAATGCCCAAACTGCACCTTCGTTCAAAATTAAGAATTCCAGAAACTTTCAAACAGAGAAAATCCGTTTGATTGATTACATCAATAAAACCCAGCAATTGGGTGCAAGTAATTTCGACAACAAAGAATCACATTCGTTTGGAAAGTTAAGTATCAAGGAATGGAATAATATGTTTTACAAACATTTAGACCATCATTTAAATCAGTTTGGAGTGTAA
- a CDS encoding GNAT family N-acetyltransferase yields MEIEIQHEQKSNAGELFIAGQGEERVGKLDYILFGSGRLVIQHTEVGKELQGKGAASKLVDAAAEHARKKGMKIVPLCPFAKKYMTTNRDKFGDVLA; encoded by the coding sequence ATGGAAATCGAAATACAGCACGAGCAAAAGTCAAATGCCGGAGAGCTTTTTATTGCTGGCCAAGGTGAGGAACGTGTAGGCAAGCTTGATTATATTCTTTTTGGTTCTGGGCGGCTGGTGATTCAACATACAGAAGTTGGGAAAGAGTTGCAAGGCAAAGGAGCGGCTTCAAAATTGGTAGATGCCGCGGCCGAACATGCCCGTAAAAAAGGGATGAAGATTGTGCCCCTATGTCCTTTTGCCAAAAAATATATGACCACAAATCGAGACAAATTCGGTGATGTTCTGGCTTAA
- a CDS encoding mechanosensitive ion channel family protein — protein sequence MRIILIGLIGLFSVLAAKGQENETVFDSTQYRSRSAVIISKDTLFYLYDKINGISARERATLVNQRLQNIIASPTFVADSIMVEDLLDYSRITYKRELLVNITVNDAKWYGSPPSKTAADYHEKLVSKCGEVNSQRSLKDLLIQIGLSLLVLVIAIFIVKYVNRLFRWLAVKLHDQKGKKVKAFKIKDYEIMDENRSLSILQIALKAMRILLLLIVLYFTLPIILKIFPWTEGLADKLFGFVLDPVRAIMHAFIDYIPNLFTILVIVVIMRYITKGVSFMANEVQQGKLKISGFYPDWAVPTSRLINFILYVFMLVLVWPYLPGSDSAIFQGVSVFLGLLISMGSTSAISNIVSGLVITYMRPFKVGDRVRIGEVSGDIMEKTLLVTRIRTIKNEIITVPNSNILTGSTINYSVSSEQSAGLIIHTGITIGYDVPWRKVHEMLIEAASKTPHIEQTPAPFVLQTSLDDFYVAYQINAYTNVPSSQAMIYSDLHALIQDIFAKNGVEIMSPHYRAMREGPDTTPPVNGSIKTEAVKQQEEAAKERAEAAKTNEQKPDDGAPTESE from the coding sequence ATGCGAATAATTTTAATTGGCCTAATAGGGCTTTTTTCGGTGTTGGCTGCAAAGGGTCAGGAGAATGAAACTGTGTTTGATTCCACTCAGTATCGCAGTCGGAGCGCTGTAATTATTTCAAAAGACACCCTTTTCTATTTATATGACAAGATTAATGGAATATCGGCCAGAGAGAGAGCCACACTTGTAAACCAGCGTCTGCAAAACATCATAGCGTCTCCCACATTTGTGGCGGATAGCATCATGGTGGAGGATTTATTGGATTATTCCCGAATCACCTACAAGCGCGAGTTACTGGTAAATATTACCGTGAATGATGCCAAATGGTATGGATCCCCTCCTTCCAAAACAGCTGCTGATTATCATGAAAAACTTGTTTCAAAATGTGGTGAAGTTAATTCACAAAGATCATTAAAGGACTTACTGATACAGATCGGCCTTTCACTTTTGGTGCTTGTTATTGCCATCTTTATAGTAAAATATGTTAACCGTCTTTTTCGCTGGTTGGCTGTAAAACTTCATGATCAAAAAGGTAAAAAGGTAAAAGCTTTTAAAATAAAGGACTACGAGATAATGGACGAAAATCGCTCCTTGTCCATCTTGCAGATTGCCCTAAAGGCAATGCGCATATTGCTCCTCCTTATTGTTCTTTACTTCACCCTTCCCATTATCTTAAAAATATTCCCATGGACGGAGGGCTTAGCGGATAAATTGTTTGGGTTTGTATTGGATCCGGTACGCGCCATTATGCATGCGTTTATTGATTATATCCCTAACCTGTTTACCATTTTGGTAATCGTGGTTATTATGAGGTATATCACCAAGGGAGTAAGTTTTATGGCCAACGAGGTGCAGCAGGGAAAACTTAAGATAAGCGGTTTTTATCCTGACTGGGCTGTGCCAACTTCACGACTCATAAACTTTATTTTATATGTGTTTATGCTGGTACTCGTTTGGCCATACCTACCAGGATCTGATAGTGCTATTTTTCAGGGAGTATCGGTGTTTTTAGGGCTTTTAATTTCAATGGGTTCTACTTCTGCTATCTCTAATATTGTGTCTGGTTTAGTGATTACCTACATGCGTCCTTTTAAGGTGGGCGATAGGGTTCGTATTGGTGAAGTATCTGGTGATATTATGGAGAAAACCCTACTGGTAACTAGGATACGAACCATCAAAAATGAAATTATCACTGTACCCAATAGCAACATACTTACGGGCAGTACTATCAATTATAGTGTATCTAGCGAGCAGTCTGCGGGTCTTATTATTCATACGGGTATTACCATTGGCTACGATGTGCCTTGGCGAAAAGTGCATGAAATGCTGATAGAAGCGGCTTCAAAAACACCACATATAGAACAGACCCCAGCACCCTTTGTATTACAAACCAGTCTGGATGATTTTTACGTGGCTTACCAAATAAATGCCTACACAAATGTCCCATCATCTCAGGCCATGATTTATTCGGATTTGCACGCCCTTATTCAAGACATATTTGCCAAGAATGGTGTTGAAATAATGTCGCCTCATTACCGAGCCATGCGCGAAGGGCCGGACACCACTCCTCCGGTAAACGGGAGTATAAAAACGGAAGCCGTAAAGCAGCAAGAAGAGGCTGCAAAAGAACGAGCAGAGGCAGCAAAAACTAATGAGCAGAAGCCAGATGATGGCGCACCTACTGAAAGTGAGTAA
- a CDS encoding RNA polymerase sigma factor — MQEKELIPQLFKTEYRKIISVLCKLFGIVHIEIAEDIANDTFLLASETWGLKGIPENPTAWLYTVAKNKTKDYFKRTKIFSEKVAKELKNAQSISHEMELDLSEENINDSQLQMLFAVCNPINSNESQIALALKILCGFGIDEIANALLSTKETINKRLYRAKNTLRENNVDLSFPSGSDLGKRLDNVLSILYLLFNEGYYSSTSKNTISKELCLEAMRLLYILTENDKTNVPKVNALMALFCFHTSRFDARFDQIGQQVVYKKQDKTKWNFELIEKGETYLNTSAKGNQISKYHLEAGIAFWHTRIKVVEKEKWNNILQLYNRLLQIEYSPITALNRTYALAMAENKEIALKQALKIDLKSNHLYHSLLAELYSGIDIQNQIEHLNLALKLTKNENDKLLLMNKINKASG, encoded by the coding sequence ATGCAAGAAAAAGAACTTATTCCTCAATTATTCAAAACAGAGTACAGGAAAATTATTTCTGTACTCTGTAAATTGTTTGGTATAGTTCATATAGAAATTGCAGAAGACATTGCAAACGACACTTTTCTGTTGGCTTCTGAAACTTGGGGATTAAAGGGAATTCCCGAAAATCCTACCGCTTGGCTTTACACAGTCGCCAAAAACAAAACAAAGGACTATTTCAAAAGAACAAAAATATTTTCCGAAAAGGTCGCAAAAGAACTTAAAAACGCTCAATCCATTTCCCACGAAATGGAACTCGACCTATCTGAAGAAAATATTAATGATAGTCAATTGCAAATGTTGTTTGCTGTATGCAACCCAATCAATAGCAATGAATCTCAAATCGCTCTTGCTTTAAAAATCCTCTGTGGCTTTGGCATCGATGAAATTGCCAACGCACTTTTAAGCACAAAGGAAACAATCAACAAAAGGCTTTATCGAGCAAAAAATACTTTACGAGAAAATAATGTAGATTTATCGTTTCCGTCTGGTTCAGATTTGGGAAAACGTTTGGATAATGTGCTTTCAATTTTGTACCTACTTTTTAACGAGGGCTATTATTCTTCCACATCCAAGAATACCATTAGTAAGGAATTATGCCTTGAAGCAATGCGTTTACTTTACATTTTGACAGAAAATGATAAAACAAATGTTCCAAAAGTAAATGCGTTAATGGCATTGTTTTGTTTTCATACTTCAAGATTTGATGCAAGATTTGACCAAATCGGGCAACAGGTCGTTTATAAAAAACAGGACAAGACCAAATGGAATTTTGAACTGATTGAAAAAGGTGAAACCTATCTTAACACTTCGGCAAAGGGCAACCAAATATCAAAATATCATTTGGAGGCAGGAATTGCTTTTTGGCATACAAGAATAAAAGTGGTAGAAAAAGAAAAATGGAATAACATTTTGCAATTGTACAATCGCCTTTTACAAATTGAATATTCGCCTATTACTGCTTTAAACAGGACTTACGCTTTAGCAATGGCAGAAAATAAAGAAATTGCACTAAAACAAGCATTAAAAATTGACTTGAAATCTAACCATCTTTATCATTCCCTTTTGGCAGAATTATACAGTGGAATTGATATACAAAATCAAATCGAGCATCTGAATTTGGCACTAAAACTGACAAAAAACGAAAATGATAAACTATTATTAATGAACAAAATAAACAAAGCCAGTGGCTAA
- a CDS encoding efflux RND transporter periplasmic adaptor subunit, translated as MKRILMFTSACALLITTSCKSHSEKKEEEIKFLVTSPILMDTATTQEYVSQIHSIQHIEIRAQERGYLDKIYVDEGQFVKQGDLLFQIMPRLYQAEQKKAKAEAEFAEIEYLNTKKLADSNVVAPNELAMAKAKYDKAMAELALADVHLQFTEIRAPFDGYIDRFHVRLGSLVDEGDLLTSLSDNSEMWVYFNVPEAEYLEYKTQLKTEEKMKVKLMMANNKPFKYGGVVQTIEADFNNETGNIAFRATFPNPDGLLRHGETGNVIMTVPLKGAMLIPQKATFEVLDKRYVYVLDKDNVLHSREIVVGAEMEHIYAVQRGLEEGDRILLEGLRLVRENEEVDPEFVEPKVALADLELYAE; from the coding sequence ATGAAGAGAATTCTCATGTTCACTAGTGCCTGTGCGCTATTGATAACCACAAGCTGTAAATCCCACTCAGAAAAAAAAGAGGAGGAAATCAAGTTTTTGGTGACTAGTCCTATACTTATGGATACGGCTACTACTCAGGAGTATGTGAGTCAAATTCATTCCATCCAGCACATCGAGATAAGAGCCCAGGAAAGGGGCTACCTGGATAAAATATATGTAGATGAAGGTCAATTTGTAAAACAAGGAGACCTGTTGTTTCAAATTATGCCAAGGCTTTATCAAGCCGAACAGAAGAAGGCCAAAGCCGAGGCTGAGTTTGCCGAAATAGAATACCTAAATACCAAGAAGCTGGCTGATAGCAATGTGGTAGCTCCTAATGAGCTGGCTATGGCTAAGGCTAAATATGACAAAGCTATGGCCGAGTTGGCATTGGCGGATGTGCACCTTCAGTTTACTGAAATCAGAGCACCATTTGATGGATATATAGACCGCTTTCATGTACGATTGGGAAGCCTTGTTGATGAGGGAGATTTATTGACCAGCCTTTCAGACAACAGTGAAATGTGGGTATACTTCAACGTTCCCGAAGCTGAGTATCTGGAATATAAAACACAGCTTAAGACTGAGGAAAAAATGAAGGTAAAGCTGATGATGGCTAATAACAAGCCATTCAAATATGGCGGGGTGGTACAAACCATCGAAGCTGACTTTAATAATGAAACCGGGAATATTGCTTTTAGAGCAACATTTCCAAACCCTGATGGACTATTACGCCATGGCGAAACAGGAAATGTAATAATGACGGTTCCACTAAAAGGAGCAATGCTAATTCCTCAAAAAGCCACATTTGAAGTGTTGGATAAAAGGTATGTGTATGTATTGGATAAAGACAATGTGCTTCATTCACGCGAGATTGTGGTAGGTGCAGAAATGGAGCACATATATGCTGTACAACGCGGACTGGAAGAAGGCGACAGAATTTTGCTTGAGGGCTTGCGCCTTGTGCGGGAAAATGAAGAGGTAGATCCTGAGTTTGTGGAGCCAAAAGTTGCGCTTGCAGATTTGGAATTATACGCTGAGTAA
- a CDS encoding ABC transporter substrate-binding protein: MRYTLFSILFLLLACSPQKQYDDSLIFRYNEAAGITSLDPAFSRNQANIWAVNQLFNGLVQMDDDLKVQPCIAKSWEISDSGMAYTFHLRDDVLFHANECFENDEQRRVVAEDFKYSFERVQSTYLAAPGSWVFANVLTFDAPDDSTFVIYMKQPFPPFLGILSMKYCSVVPEEAVNYYGNSFREKPVGTGPFYFKIWAENEKLVLRKNAEYFEKDEEGNNLPYLESVAISFIPDKQSAFLEFIKGNLDLISGIDASYKDELLTHTGELQERYAESFNLYRQPYLNTEYLAFLVDSSQTIMEGSPILDVRIRQAINYGFDRKKMMRYLRNNIGEPANYGMIPRGLASFDTSRVVGYDYNPEKAKALLAEAGYPNGAGLPPIKLQTNASYLDLCEYIQGEVAGIGIKMEVEVTPPSTLRQSIATSKVPFFRASWIGDYPDGENYLSLFYSENWAPNGPNYTHFKNPVFDSLYQRATAETNDSSRMVLYTKMDSLVMAQAPVVPLYYDQVLRFYPNTVSGLGGNAMNLLDLKRVRKGE; encoded by the coding sequence ATGCGATACACCCTGTTTTCCATTCTATTCCTCTTGCTGGCTTGCTCCCCTCAAAAGCAATATGATGACTCCCTTATTTTTCGTTACAACGAAGCTGCAGGTATCACTTCTTTAGACCCTGCTTTTTCCCGTAATCAGGCTAACATTTGGGCGGTTAATCAGCTGTTTAATGGATTGGTACAAATGGATGATGACCTTAAAGTGCAGCCATGTATTGCCAAAAGTTGGGAAATAAGCGATAGCGGTATGGCCTATACTTTTCACTTGCGTGATGATGTGCTTTTTCATGCCAATGAATGTTTTGAAAATGATGAGCAACGCAGAGTTGTAGCCGAAGATTTTAAATACAGTTTTGAGCGTGTGCAGTCCACCTACCTTGCTGCTCCCGGTAGTTGGGTGTTCGCCAATGTTCTCACTTTTGACGCACCTGATGACTCCACCTTTGTCATTTACATGAAGCAGCCATTTCCACCTTTTTTGGGAATTCTCTCCATGAAATATTGTTCGGTAGTGCCTGAAGAAGCGGTGAATTATTATGGCAATAGTTTTCGCGAAAAGCCAGTGGGCACGGGGCCATTTTACTTTAAGATTTGGGCTGAAAATGAAAAATTGGTTCTCCGCAAGAATGCGGAATATTTTGAAAAAGATGAGGAGGGAAACAACTTGCCTTACCTGGAGTCAGTGGCTATTTCTTTTATTCCGGATAAGCAGTCGGCCTTTTTGGAATTTATAAAAGGAAATCTGGATTTGATTTCAGGAATTGATGCCAGCTACAAAGACGAGCTGCTTACCCATACAGGAGAGTTGCAAGAGCGATATGCAGAGAGTTTCAACCTTTACCGTCAGCCGTATTTGAATACCGAGTATTTAGCCTTTTTGGTGGATAGTTCACAAACTATCATGGAAGGTTCCCCCATTTTGGACGTGCGTATTCGCCAAGCGATTAATTATGGTTTTGACCGCAAAAAGATGATGCGTTACCTGCGCAACAATATTGGTGAGCCTGCCAATTATGGAATGATACCGCGCGGTTTGGCTTCTTTTGACACCAGCCGGGTTGTGGGCTATGATTATAATCCTGAAAAGGCAAAAGCACTTTTAGCGGAAGCGGGATACCCCAATGGTGCAGGCTTGCCACCTATAAAACTGCAGACCAATGCCAGCTATTTGGATTTGTGCGAATACATACAAGGCGAGGTTGCGGGCATCGGCATCAAAATGGAAGTGGAGGTAACGCCACCTTCTACTTTGCGTCAATCTATTGCTACCTCCAAAGTGCCATTTTTTCGTGCCAGCTGGATTGGTGATTACCCTGATGGGGAAAATTACTTGTCCTTATTTTACTCAGAAAACTGGGCACCCAATGGTCCAAATTATACGCACTTTAAGAACCCTGTTTTTGACAGCCTCTACCAGCGAGCTACTGCCGAAACCAATGATAGCAGCCGAATGGTGCTTTATACTAAAATGGATAGCCTGGTGATGGCTCAGGCTCCTGTGGTGCCTTTGTATTATGATCAGGTGCTGCGCTTTTACCCAAATACCGTAAGCGGCCTTGGCGGAAATGCTATGAATCTTTTGGATTTGAAGAGGGTGAGGAAGGGGGAGTAG
- a CDS encoding YciI family protein gives MKEFMMIFRNEKTDQPKPSPVQMQAMIKQWQDWIGGIAAQGKFVSTNALGYEGQTVNSNGVVSDGPYAEVKEMVGGYIIVKAENLADAVKLSEGCPTLFMGGKVEVRDVMVIDL, from the coding sequence ATGAAAGAATTTATGATGATTTTCAGAAACGAAAAAACTGACCAGCCAAAACCTTCGCCAGTGCAGATGCAAGCGATGATTAAACAATGGCAGGATTGGATTGGTGGAATTGCAGCACAAGGAAAATTCGTTAGCACCAATGCTTTGGGTTACGAAGGACAAACTGTAAACTCAAACGGAGTTGTGAGCGATGGCCCTTATGCCGAAGTAAAAGAAATGGTTGGTGGCTACATCATTGTAAAAGCGGAAAACCTAGCCGATGCTGTTAAACTTTCTGAAGGTTGCCCAACACTTTTTATGGGTGGAAAAGTAGAAGTTAGAGATGTAATGGTAATTGATTTGTAA
- a CDS encoding 2-hydroxyacid dehydrogenase, with amino-acid sequence MKVLIIDTVDPILTDGLHDLGFELEEDYKSSKAEIMAKLPNYQGMVIRSRFPVDKTFIECGTSLKFIARVGAGMENIDIPLAESKNIHLIKAPEGNRDALGEHAIGMLLMLFNNLKRADAEVRNGQWRREANRGLEIQGKTVGIIGYGYMGSAFAEKLQGFGCKVLAYDKYKSGFGNVYVEETSLTDLQKHADIVSLHIPQSEETLGMVDSEFINAFAKPFYLINTARGKSVKTADLVDALKSGKVLGACLDVLEYEKASFEDMFLSPAGGGARRVGVDLPAAFQYLIEAENVILSPHIAGWTVESNEKMAQTIVDKVKALKLI; translated from the coding sequence ATGAAAGTTTTAATTATTGATACAGTAGACCCCATTCTTACAGATGGTTTGCACGATTTGGGTTTTGAGCTGGAAGAAGATTATAAGTCTTCAAAAGCGGAAATAATGGCCAAGCTTCCTAATTATCAAGGGATGGTTATTCGTAGTCGTTTTCCTGTGGACAAGACCTTTATCGAATGTGGAACCTCGCTGAAGTTTATTGCCAGAGTGGGAGCGGGGATGGAAAATATTGATATTCCTTTAGCGGAAAGCAAAAACATACACCTGATAAAGGCACCCGAAGGAAACCGAGATGCGTTGGGCGAACATGCGATAGGAATGTTGCTCATGCTTTTTAATAATTTGAAAAGAGCTGATGCAGAAGTGCGGAACGGCCAATGGAGACGTGAGGCTAATCGAGGATTGGAGATTCAAGGAAAAACGGTAGGCATTATCGGCTATGGCTATATGGGCTCCGCTTTCGCGGAAAAGCTACAGGGCTTTGGATGCAAAGTATTGGCGTATGATAAGTACAAATCAGGTTTTGGCAACGTGTATGTGGAAGAAACAAGCTTGACCGATTTGCAAAAGCATGCGGACATAGTGAGCCTTCATATTCCACAGTCAGAGGAAACGCTGGGTATGGTGGATTCTGAGTTTATCAATGCTTTTGCAAAACCCTTTTACTTGATAAACACAGCCCGTGGTAAATCGGTAAAAACAGCAGATTTAGTAGATGCCTTAAAAAGCGGAAAAGTACTTGGTGCTTGCCTTGATGTATTAGAATACGAAAAAGCATCCTTTGAAGATATGTTTCTGTCCCCCGCTGGCGGGGGTGCCCGAAGGGTGGGGGTGGACTTGCCGGCCGCCTTCCAATATTTAATTGAAGCTGAAAACGTAATTTTAAGTCCACACATTGCGGGCTGGACAGTAGAGAGTAATGAGAAGATGGCGCAAACTATTGTCGATAAAGTAAAGGCACTAAAACTTATCTAA
- a CDS encoding transporter — protein MINKFLNRSRLVLLFVFAFSGIIQAQYNETIRTGRPGQSINPFTTGKGILQFQQGYVYDQEKADIDPNTLSLDRDGIAKNSTFENVIRYGIAENIEINAAVDYKWENWRYYSNLPDEDIQSNYLSTFDIGARMHLVGQNKGVPDIAVQARLGMGQYFQNGEFEVKDVKITGAFAWQLTERNGLTVNIIPIIDIAGFESSKINYTLAYSYAITDKLGVFIENYGTIFLESDVNNGSYEDFRTYFDGGFSYLISNNVQLDILGGYGYNRPLVGTPIESYFVSAGISWRILTAK, from the coding sequence ATGATTAATAAGTTTCTCAACCGCTCGAGACTTGTCCTGCTATTTGTGTTTGCCTTTTCGGGAATTATCCAAGCACAATACAATGAAACTATCCGTACTGGCCGCCCAGGGCAAAGTATCAATCCTTTTACAACTGGAAAGGGAATTTTACAGTTTCAGCAAGGGTATGTTTATGATCAGGAAAAGGCTGATATAGACCCAAACACACTTTCTTTGGACAGAGATGGTATTGCTAAAAACAGCACTTTTGAGAATGTCATCCGATATGGTATTGCTGAAAATATAGAAATTAACGCAGCTGTTGATTACAAATGGGAAAACTGGAGATATTATTCAAATTTACCGGATGAGGACATTCAATCTAACTATTTAAGCACCTTTGATATTGGGGCACGTATGCATTTGGTAGGTCAGAACAAGGGAGTTCCGGATATTGCCGTACAAGCGAGATTAGGTATGGGGCAGTATTTTCAGAATGGTGAATTTGAAGTAAAAGATGTGAAGATAACAGGAGCTTTTGCCTGGCAGCTCACTGAAAGAAATGGGCTTACTGTAAACATTATTCCGATTATAGATATTGCCGGATTTGAATCATCAAAAATTAACTATACCCTTGCTTACAGTTATGCAATTACTGATAAACTCGGGGTTTTTATTGAAAACTACGGAACTATTTTTCTGGAATCAGATGTGAACAATGGATCGTATGAGGACTTTCGCACGTATTTTGACGGGGGTTTTTCGTATTTGATTTCAAATAATGTTCAGCTAGATATTCTCGGAGGTTATGGCTATAACAGGCCTTTGGTAGGAACACCTATTGAAAGTTACTTTGTTTCAGCTGGTATTTCTTGGCGTATTTTAACTGCTAAATAA
- the mgtE gene encoding magnesium transporter: protein MKFEVTSEYINQLEEDVIAGNAELHLEELNDTHAADIAEVVDQMSLEAGKLLLHDLEDEKAADVLIELDEDLRAKILEDYSGLEIATELVDNLDSDDAADLINELSEERQREVLNSIEDPIQAKGLADLLIYPENTAGALMGTELVKVNHNWRVLQCVKEMRRQAEDIEHVHSVYVVDDANKLLGTLSLKKLLTTSTKTPIGEVFTKNAQSVEAMDDAEDVARAMEKYDLIVMPVVDSLNHLIGRITIDDVVDVIRDEAKEDYNFASGLVEDVESDDSVWTTTRARLPWLLIGLVGGLGAASVIGRFELELSHVPKMAFFIPLIAAMGGNVGVQSSAIIVQALASKSPMGSLLKRLFKELGVGLLNGLICSLIIVGASLFLGYETKLAITVAVALISVVVVAALIGTFVPLLLDKYKIDPALATGPFITTTNDILGLFIYFTIGSLLLGA, encoded by the coding sequence CCAGATGTCTCTTGAGGCGGGTAAACTTCTACTTCATGACTTGGAAGATGAAAAGGCTGCAGATGTACTGATAGAGCTGGATGAAGATTTACGTGCAAAAATTCTTGAAGATTATTCTGGTCTTGAAATCGCCACGGAGCTTGTTGATAATCTGGATTCTGATGATGCGGCTGACCTTATCAATGAACTTTCTGAAGAAAGACAGCGTGAGGTATTAAATAGTATTGAAGACCCTATCCAGGCAAAAGGTTTGGCTGACCTACTTATTTATCCAGAAAATACTGCTGGAGCTTTGATGGGTACTGAGCTTGTAAAGGTAAATCACAATTGGAGGGTGCTGCAATGCGTAAAGGAAATGCGCAGACAGGCTGAAGATATTGAGCACGTACACAGCGTATATGTGGTAGATGATGCCAATAAATTGCTGGGTACGCTTTCGCTAAAAAAGCTTTTGACTACTTCTACCAAAACACCAATTGGTGAGGTTTTTACAAAAAACGCACAAAGCGTAGAAGCTATGGATGATGCGGAAGATGTAGCTCGAGCGATGGAAAAATATGACCTTATCGTAATGCCCGTGGTAGATTCATTGAATCACCTTATAGGTCGAATTACAATAGATGACGTTGTAGACGTAATTCGTGATGAAGCGAAAGAAGACTACAATTTTGCATCTGGACTTGTAGAGGATGTAGAATCGGATGATTCCGTTTGGACTACTACTCGCGCACGTTTGCCGTGGTTGCTGATTGGCCTCGTAGGAGGTTTAGGAGCGGCCTCTGTTATTGGTCGTTTTGAGCTAGAGCTTTCGCATGTTCCAAAGATGGCCTTTTTCATTCCACTTATAGCTGCAATGGGTGGTAATGTAGGGGTTCAGTCTTCTGCAATTATAGTGCAGGCTTTGGCTAGTAAATCTCCTATGGGGAGTTTACTGAAAAGGTTGTTTAAAGAACTTGGGGTAGGATTGCTCAATGGATTGATTTGTTCTCTTATTATTGTTGGCGCCAGCCTCTTTTTAGGATATGAAACCAAATTGGCTATTACCGTTGCGGTAGCACTTATTTCAGTGGTAGTGGTAGCAGCTCTTATCGGTACTTTTGTACCTTTATTATTGGATAAGTACAAAATAGATCCAGCCTTGGCAACAGGGCCGTTTATAACCACCACCAATGATATATTAGGCTTGTTTATATACTTTACCATAGGTAGTCTTTTGCTTGGAGCTTAG